The following proteins are encoded in a genomic region of Hemibagrus wyckioides isolate EC202008001 linkage group LG29, SWU_Hwy_1.0, whole genome shotgun sequence:
- the LOC131349057 gene encoding uncharacterized protein LOC131349057, giving the protein MGSIPNFDDLYLRNVSLFYLKLQGQFLLPASTIQNIVDEMQNIHELGQTYTFSKLHSLLQNLLLPNETISQIFATVKESDLFSVCHKGPMRTEYSRSQTFKKVFKYVEPKRILLGRDENRTEQFAYYIPVKDTLKCLLNSDFGRNCISVHLPEKNSSDVLSDCTDVQILKCRDFSQDNPSLQLLLYQDVFEVVNPLGSARKKHKILAVYPSLVNLPTHLRSNTEHMQLVMLCKEKDFKEFGHESVFSELVADLKNLEENGITLSDQSVIKGILYCIAGDNLGSHCIGGFTENFSQSSYFCRYCLITKEEFQSVDPNLCGPLRTVEGYSAVFNQLQTENETVQGIKFDSVFNSLKNFKVCPPGLPPCLGHDIFEGVLSYVALYVKYFVKKWFTYPILNRRIRQFKYNGSDAFTKPCEVTSHGPKLAGQAIQNWNFLRLLPVILGDSVFDPSDEVWQLTLQLKD; this is encoded by the coding sequence ATGGGCTCAATTCCAAATTTTGACGATTTGTATTTGAGAAATGTTAGCCTTTTTTATCTGAAATTACAAGGACAGTTTCTTCTTCCAGCTTCTACAATACAAAATATTGTAGATGAGATGCAAAATATTCATGAATTGGGACAGACATATACTTTTAGTAAGCTACATTCACTTTTGCAGAATTTGTTGTTACCCAATGAGACAATTTCTCAAATCTTTGCTACTGTGAAGGAATCAGACTTGTTTTCTGTGTGTCATAAAGGACCTATGCGAACAGAGTATTCAAGAAGTCAGACCTTTAAAAAAGTATTCAAATATGTTGAACCAAAAAGAATACTTTTAGGTAGAGATGAGAATCGGACAGAGCAATTTGCATACTATATACCTGTGAAAGACACATTGAAGTGTCTGTTAAATTCAGATTTTGGGAGGAATTGCATTTCAGTGCACTTGCCTGAAAAAAACTCTAGTGATGTACTTTCTGATTGCACAGATGTCCAAATACTGAAGTGCAGGGATTTCTCTCAAGACAATCCAAGCCTCCAGCTACTGCTTTATCAGGATGTTTTTGAGGTGGTTAACCCTTTAGGGTCTGCacgaaaaaaacacaaaattttGGCTGTATACCCCTCTCTTGTTAATTTGCCAACTCATCTCAGGTCAAACACGGAACATATGCAGCTGGTTATGTTGTGCAAAGAGAAAGACTTTAAAGAATTCGGCCATGAAAGTGTTTTCTCTGAGTTAGTAGCAGACCTGAAAAACCTTGAGGAAAATGGAATTACTTTGtcagatcagtctgttataaaAGGCATTCTTTACTGTATTGCTGGAGACAATTTAGGATCGCACTGCATTGGTGGATTCACCGAAAATTTTAGTCAGTCTAGCTATTTTTGCAGGTACTGTTTAATTACTAAAGAAGAATTCCAGAGTGTCGACCCAAATTTATGTGGTCCGCTACGCACTGTTGAGGGCTACAGTGCTGTTTTTAACCAATTACAGACCGAAAATGAAACAGTTCAAGGCATAAAGTTTGATTCAGTTTTCAACTCTTTGAAGAACTTTAAAGTGTGCCCACCTGGCTTGCCACCTTGCCTAGGTCACGACATTTTCGAAGGCGTGTTGTCTTATGTTGCTCTTTACGTCAAGTACTTTGTTAAGAAGTGGTTTACTTACCCAATTCTTAACCGTCGAATCAGGCAATTCAAATATAATGGCTCTGATGCTTTCACAAAACCTTGTGAAGTCACTTCTCATGGACCTAAGCTGGCAGGTCAGGCCATTCAGAATTGGAATTTTTTACGCCTTCTTCCTGTTATACTTGGCGATAGTGTGTTTGATCCTTCAGATGAGGTTTGGCAATTAACTCTACAGCTAAAGGACTGA